A region from the Rosa rugosa chromosome 6, drRosRugo1.1, whole genome shotgun sequence genome encodes:
- the LOC133717782 gene encoding uncharacterized protein LOC133717782 isoform X2 codes for MQSERQGRRGFSRSDELLNSFPGFGSRRSMLPSLFSGRDPFDDPFFSRPLGDMFESSMLGPSAASSDTQESGRDGGIIVEELDSDDDGEEDEVTGDGRDKRKQRVVSSKEPSVEHPDDDDMDAEETGKNTSKRGDFNKVQGTQPQSRSASVQSCRVTYGGVDGAYYTSTRTRRAGNDGVKIEETKEADRTTGRATHKISRGIHDKGHSVTRKLNPDGKVDMLQTLHNLNEDELAGFEEAWNGNVKVDLPGWKEFDNLGNASERKGNAPWSAGLLQSSEQPQSSRGIRPGNVTGITSDGRTKKVVRINIE; via the exons ATGCAAAGCGAAAGGCAAGGCAGACGCGGTTTCTCTCGCTCAGATGAGCTGTTAAATAGTTTCCCGGGATTTGGATCTCGTAGAAGCATGTTGCCTAGCCTCTTTAGTGGAAGGGATCCATTTGATGATCCCTTCTTCAGTCGGCCGCTTGGAGACATGTTTGAGTCTAGCATGCTCGGTCCAAGTGCTGCTTCTAGTGATACACAAGAGAGTGGTAGAGATGGGGGCATCATAGTAGAAGAACTAGACTCTGATGATGATGGAGAGGAAGATGAGGTTACTGGAGATGGGAGAGATAAGAGGAAGCAACGAGTTGTGTCAAGCAAAGAGCCGTCTGTTGAGCATCCGGATGATGATGATATGGATG CAGAAGAGACGGGCAAGAACACGAGTAAAAGAGGTGATTTCAACAAGGTTCAAGGCACACAGCCCCAAAGTCGTAGTGCCTCTGTTCAGAGTTGCAGAGTCACATATGGTGGTGTAGATGGAGCATATTACACTTCTACACGAACCAGAAGGGCAGGCAATGATGGC GTGAAGATTGAGGAGACCAAAGAAGCAGATAGGACAACTGGTCGAGCAACACATAAGATATCTAGAGGAATTCATGATAAG GGTCATTCTGTTACAAGGAAGCTTAACCCAGATGGAAAGGTGGATATGTTGCAAACTTTACACAATCTGAATGAAG ATGAGCTTGCTGGTTTTGAAGAAGCATGGAATGGTAATGTTAAGGTGGACTTACCTGGCTGGAAAGAATTTGACAACCTTGGTAATGCTA GTGAACGGAAGGGCAATGCACCTTGGAGTGCTGGGCTCCTTCAATCTTCAGAGCAACCACAAAGCTCCAGAGGGATTAGACCAGGGAATGTAACCGGGATTACCTCTGATGGGAGAACCAAGAAGGTTGTTAGAATCAATATAGAGTAA
- the LOC133717782 gene encoding uncharacterized protein LOC133717782 isoform X3, with amino-acid sequence MQSERQGRRGFSRSDELLNSFPGFGSRRSMLPSLFSGRDPFDDPFFSRPLGDMFESSMLGPSAASSDTQESGRDGGIIVEELDSDDDGEEDEVTGDGRDKRKQRVVSSKEPSVEHPDDDDMDEETGKNTSKRGDFNKVQGTQPQSRSASVQSCRVTYGGVDGAYYTSTRTRRAGNDGQVKIEETKEADRTTGRATHKISRGIHDKGHSVTRKLNPDGKVDMLQTLHNLNEDELAGFEEAWNGNVKVDLPGWKEFDNLGNASERKGNAPWSAGLLQSSEQPQSSRGIRPGNVTGITSDGRTKKVVRINIE; translated from the exons ATGCAAAGCGAAAGGCAAGGCAGACGCGGTTTCTCTCGCTCAGATGAGCTGTTAAATAGTTTCCCGGGATTTGGATCTCGTAGAAGCATGTTGCCTAGCCTCTTTAGTGGAAGGGATCCATTTGATGATCCCTTCTTCAGTCGGCCGCTTGGAGACATGTTTGAGTCTAGCATGCTCGGTCCAAGTGCTGCTTCTAGTGATACACAAGAGAGTGGTAGAGATGGGGGCATCATAGTAGAAGAACTAGACTCTGATGATGATGGAGAGGAAGATGAGGTTACTGGAGATGGGAGAGATAAGAGGAAGCAACGAGTTGTGTCAAGCAAAGAGCCGTCTGTTGAGCATCCGGATGATGATGATATGGATG AAGAGACGGGCAAGAACACGAGTAAAAGAGGTGATTTCAACAAGGTTCAAGGCACACAGCCCCAAAGTCGTAGTGCCTCTGTTCAGAGTTGCAGAGTCACATATGGTGGTGTAGATGGAGCATATTACACTTCTACACGAACCAGAAGGGCAGGCAATGATGGC CAGGTGAAGATTGAGGAGACCAAAGAAGCAGATAGGACAACTGGTCGAGCAACACATAAGATATCTAGAGGAATTCATGATAAG GGTCATTCTGTTACAAGGAAGCTTAACCCAGATGGAAAGGTGGATATGTTGCAAACTTTACACAATCTGAATGAAG ATGAGCTTGCTGGTTTTGAAGAAGCATGGAATGGTAATGTTAAGGTGGACTTACCTGGCTGGAAAGAATTTGACAACCTTGGTAATGCTA GTGAACGGAAGGGCAATGCACCTTGGAGTGCTGGGCTCCTTCAATCTTCAGAGCAACCACAAAGCTCCAGAGGGATTAGACCAGGGAATGTAACCGGGATTACCTCTGATGGGAGAACCAAGAAGGTTGTTAGAATCAATATAGAGTAA
- the LOC133717782 gene encoding uncharacterized protein LOC133717782 isoform X4, translating to MQSERQGRRGFSRSDELLNSFPGFGSRRSMLPSLFSGRDPFDDPFFSRPLGDMFESSMLGPSAASSDTQESGRDGGIIVEELDSDDDGEEDEVTGDGRDKRKQRVVSSKEPSVEHPDDDDMDAEETGKNTSKRGDFNKVQGTQPQSRSASVQSCRVTYGGVDGAYYTSTRTRRAGNDGQVKIEETKEADRTTGRATHKISRGIHDKGHSVTRKLNPDGKVDMLQTLHNLNEDELAGFEEAWNGNVKVDLPGWKEFDNLGERKGNAPWSAGLLQSSEQPQSSRGIRPGNVTGITSDGRTKKVVRINIE from the exons ATGCAAAGCGAAAGGCAAGGCAGACGCGGTTTCTCTCGCTCAGATGAGCTGTTAAATAGTTTCCCGGGATTTGGATCTCGTAGAAGCATGTTGCCTAGCCTCTTTAGTGGAAGGGATCCATTTGATGATCCCTTCTTCAGTCGGCCGCTTGGAGACATGTTTGAGTCTAGCATGCTCGGTCCAAGTGCTGCTTCTAGTGATACACAAGAGAGTGGTAGAGATGGGGGCATCATAGTAGAAGAACTAGACTCTGATGATGATGGAGAGGAAGATGAGGTTACTGGAGATGGGAGAGATAAGAGGAAGCAACGAGTTGTGTCAAGCAAAGAGCCGTCTGTTGAGCATCCGGATGATGATGATATGGATG CAGAAGAGACGGGCAAGAACACGAGTAAAAGAGGTGATTTCAACAAGGTTCAAGGCACACAGCCCCAAAGTCGTAGTGCCTCTGTTCAGAGTTGCAGAGTCACATATGGTGGTGTAGATGGAGCATATTACACTTCTACACGAACCAGAAGGGCAGGCAATGATGGC CAGGTGAAGATTGAGGAGACCAAAGAAGCAGATAGGACAACTGGTCGAGCAACACATAAGATATCTAGAGGAATTCATGATAAG GGTCATTCTGTTACAAGGAAGCTTAACCCAGATGGAAAGGTGGATATGTTGCAAACTTTACACAATCTGAATGAAG ATGAGCTTGCTGGTTTTGAAGAAGCATGGAATGGTAATGTTAAGGTGGACTTACCTGGCTGGAAAGAATTTGACAACCTTG GTGAACGGAAGGGCAATGCACCTTGGAGTGCTGGGCTCCTTCAATCTTCAGAGCAACCACAAAGCTCCAGAGGGATTAGACCAGGGAATGTAACCGGGATTACCTCTGATGGGAGAACCAAGAAGGTTGTTAGAATCAATATAGAGTAA
- the LOC133715788 gene encoding probable protein S-acyltransferase 14 has translation MHRSGAAMAWNVFKFCTALRGLGSVMILLVLGVVGVTYYTVVLTNYGPALYAGGLDSLIAIVVLILFHSLLVMLLWSYFSVVLTDPGGVPPNWRPAVDEERGEADPLNGSEFSDLQTDPSNQRVRYCRKCNQLKPPRCHHCSVCGRCVLKMDHHCVWVVNCVGALNYKYFLLFLFYTFLETTVVTLCLLPHFIAFFSEGEIPGTPGTLATTFLAFVLNLAFALSVLGFLIMHISLVAANTTTIEAYEKKTTPKWRYDLGRKKNFEQVFGTDKLYWFIPAYSEEDLRRIPALQGLEYPSKPEFDSQDF, from the exons ATGCATAGATCTGGAGCTGCCATGGCTTGGAATGTGTTCAAGTTCTGCACAGCTCTGCGGGGTCTGGGCTCGGTTATGATCCTCTTGGTTCTTGGAGTTGTGGGTGTGACGTATTACACTGTCGTTTTGACTAATTATGGCCCGGCTTTGTATGCTGGTGGGCTTGATTCTCTCATTGCTATTGTCGTTTTGATCTTGTTCCATTCTTTG TTGGTGATGCTACTATGGAgttacttttctgttgttttgaCGGATCCCGGTGGTGTGCCACCGAATTGGAGGCCTGCTGTTGATGAAGAAAGAGGGGAAGCTGACCCATTGAATGGTTCAGAATTTAGTGATTTGCAAACTGACCCATCAAATCAAAGAGTCCGGTATTGCCGGAAGTGCAACCAGTTGAAACCACCTCGTTGCCATCATTGCTCAGTTT GTGGGCGGTGTGTACTGAAAATGGATCACCATTGTGTATGGGTTGTTAATTGTGTTGGGGCCTTAAATTAcaaatattttcttcttttcttg TTCTACACGTTCCTTGAGACAACTGTTGTAACTTTATGCTTGCTGCCACACTTCATTGCATTCTTTAGTGAAGGAGAAATACCTGGAACACCAGGGACCCTTGCAACTACTTTCCTTGCTTTTG TTTTGAATCTTGCATTTGCATTAAGCGTGCTGGGGTTTCTTATCATGCATATATCCTTGGTAGCTGCAAATACTACAACCATCGAG GCGTATGAGAAGAAAACCACTCCGAAATGGCGCTATGACCTTGGTCGAAAAAAGAATTTTGAACAG GTGTTTGGGACAGACAAGCTATACTGGTTCATCCCTGCTTATTCAGAAGAAGATTTGCGACGGATACCAGCGCTCCAGGGTCTCGAGTATCCATCTAAGCCTGAGTTTGACTCCCAAGACTTCTAA
- the LOC133717782 gene encoding uncharacterized protein LOC133717782 isoform X1, whose protein sequence is MQSERQGRRGFSRSDELLNSFPGFGSRRSMLPSLFSGRDPFDDPFFSRPLGDMFESSMLGPSAASSDTQESGRDGGIIVEELDSDDDGEEDEVTGDGRDKRKQRVVSSKEPSVEHPDDDDMDAEETGKNTSKRGDFNKVQGTQPQSRSASVQSCRVTYGGVDGAYYTSTRTRRAGNDGQVKIEETKEADRTTGRATHKISRGIHDKGHSVTRKLNPDGKVDMLQTLHNLNEDELAGFEEAWNGNVKVDLPGWKEFDNLGNASERKGNAPWSAGLLQSSEQPQSSRGIRPGNVTGITSDGRTKKVVRINIE, encoded by the exons ATGCAAAGCGAAAGGCAAGGCAGACGCGGTTTCTCTCGCTCAGATGAGCTGTTAAATAGTTTCCCGGGATTTGGATCTCGTAGAAGCATGTTGCCTAGCCTCTTTAGTGGAAGGGATCCATTTGATGATCCCTTCTTCAGTCGGCCGCTTGGAGACATGTTTGAGTCTAGCATGCTCGGTCCAAGTGCTGCTTCTAGTGATACACAAGAGAGTGGTAGAGATGGGGGCATCATAGTAGAAGAACTAGACTCTGATGATGATGGAGAGGAAGATGAGGTTACTGGAGATGGGAGAGATAAGAGGAAGCAACGAGTTGTGTCAAGCAAAGAGCCGTCTGTTGAGCATCCGGATGATGATGATATGGATG CAGAAGAGACGGGCAAGAACACGAGTAAAAGAGGTGATTTCAACAAGGTTCAAGGCACACAGCCCCAAAGTCGTAGTGCCTCTGTTCAGAGTTGCAGAGTCACATATGGTGGTGTAGATGGAGCATATTACACTTCTACACGAACCAGAAGGGCAGGCAATGATGGC CAGGTGAAGATTGAGGAGACCAAAGAAGCAGATAGGACAACTGGTCGAGCAACACATAAGATATCTAGAGGAATTCATGATAAG GGTCATTCTGTTACAAGGAAGCTTAACCCAGATGGAAAGGTGGATATGTTGCAAACTTTACACAATCTGAATGAAG ATGAGCTTGCTGGTTTTGAAGAAGCATGGAATGGTAATGTTAAGGTGGACTTACCTGGCTGGAAAGAATTTGACAACCTTGGTAATGCTA GTGAACGGAAGGGCAATGCACCTTGGAGTGCTGGGCTCCTTCAATCTTCAGAGCAACCACAAAGCTCCAGAGGGATTAGACCAGGGAATGTAACCGGGATTACCTCTGATGGGAGAACCAAGAAGGTTGTTAGAATCAATATAGAGTAA